Proteins from a single region of Dyadobacter fanqingshengii:
- a CDS encoding RagB/SusD family nutrient uptake outer membrane protein translates to MKTRYIATWLLTFALAGCREEFLTVVPETALSSATFFVTQSDFQQAVNAAYVPLRQMYNERAWVLEEMHSDNTYYARNTLYGAVDPTENVADFAVPTAGGVTANDNVLVQYRLNYQIIARANQILALIDGVDFAEASKSNLKGQALFLRAFAYFDLVRLFGKVPLHLVPVVGREDAASPLAGTEEIYAQIEKDAKEASTLLPNKAKQEAGRATSGAAKTVLANLYITQKKWALAEPVLKDVITNDGYTLMPDYNNAFSTTTANKNNAESVFEIQYMEGSAGYNGNQIYRFIPSPISATEIAPITGTSNPQATSQESNNIPTPDLIAAYEVGDKRKDASIAYVTLSGTLAENKVYPYIKKYAKTHSLHNNTGQNWPVYRYAEVLLFMAETLNEQGKLAEAATYLNQIRTRAGLAATKATSQATMREAIFKERRVELAFENKRWFDLTRTGRVKEIIGAYGAKVKANPQAYYFPKGAVPPPNAFTVLDDYYGLPAVEAALTPHF, encoded by the coding sequence ATGAAAACAAGATATATAGCAACCTGGCTACTGACATTTGCCCTGGCCGGTTGCCGCGAAGAATTCTTAACCGTCGTCCCGGAAACAGCATTGAGTTCCGCCACGTTTTTTGTAACGCAATCGGATTTTCAGCAAGCTGTGAATGCGGCTTATGTTCCCTTGCGCCAGATGTACAACGAACGTGCATGGGTACTGGAAGAAATGCACTCGGATAACACGTATTACGCAAGAAACACCCTATATGGTGCTGTGGATCCAACGGAGAACGTTGCAGATTTCGCCGTTCCTACGGCGGGTGGCGTAACCGCAAATGATAACGTTTTGGTTCAGTATCGCCTTAATTATCAAATCATTGCGAGAGCCAACCAGATCCTGGCATTGATCGACGGTGTAGATTTTGCGGAAGCCTCAAAAAGTAACCTGAAAGGACAAGCATTGTTCCTGAGAGCCTTCGCTTATTTTGATTTGGTGCGTTTGTTCGGTAAAGTGCCGCTTCACCTTGTCCCTGTAGTTGGACGTGAAGACGCGGCATCTCCGCTGGCCGGCACTGAGGAAATCTATGCACAGATTGAAAAGGACGCAAAAGAAGCAAGCACATTGCTTCCCAATAAAGCAAAACAGGAAGCTGGTCGCGCAACCTCCGGTGCAGCCAAGACCGTTCTTGCTAACCTTTACATCACTCAAAAGAAATGGGCTCTGGCAGAGCCGGTCTTGAAAGACGTGATTACTAATGATGGCTACACCTTGATGCCTGATTACAACAATGCGTTTTCGACGACGACTGCCAATAAAAACAATGCAGAATCCGTATTCGAGATCCAGTATATGGAAGGATCGGCAGGATACAATGGTAATCAGATTTACCGTTTCATTCCGTCCCCAATTTCTGCAACCGAAATTGCACCTATAACCGGTACGTCCAACCCTCAGGCGACTTCTCAGGAAAGCAATAACATTCCAACGCCTGACCTGATAGCTGCATACGAAGTAGGTGATAAGCGCAAGGATGCTTCGATCGCTTATGTGACATTGAGTGGCACTCTGGCAGAAAATAAGGTTTATCCTTATATCAAGAAATACGCAAAAACGCACTCGCTGCATAACAACACAGGTCAAAACTGGCCGGTTTATCGTTACGCCGAAGTTTTGCTTTTCATGGCAGAAACGCTTAACGAGCAAGGAAAATTAGCAGAAGCAGCCACTTACCTGAACCAGATTCGCACGCGTGCAGGTCTTGCTGCTACAAAGGCAACCTCACAGGCAACGATGCGCGAAGCGATTTTCAAAGAAAGGAGAGTTGAGCTTGCATTTGAAAACAAACGCTGGTTTGATTTGACTCGCACGGGTCGTGTGAAAGAGATCATCGGTGCTTATGGTGCAAAAGTGAAAGCCAATCCACAAGCTTACTACTTCCCCAAAGGAGCAGTTCCTCCGCCAAATGCATTCACCGTTCTGGACGACTATTATGGACTTCCTGCCGTAGAAGCAGCATTGACGCCGCATTTTTAA
- a CDS encoding SusC/RagA family TonB-linked outer membrane protein, with protein sequence MNQSRQSSYCARLNSLIKLSLSQVLIGTACGISAIATPLFTPNPVLKNKTISVDKTIKGKVSDEAGEKVPGVSIVLKGSTTGTVTDAEGTYTINVPDAGGTLIFSSVGFLSQEVPIGSSENIDVKLATDSKALTEVVVVGYGSQLKREITGAVQTVSAADIKDVPVSQITQKLQGRLAGVQINQTTGKPGQGMSVRVRGQVSVSAGSDPLYVIDGFPITGNIAALNPDEIEDISVLKDAASTSLYGSRAANGVVLITTKRGKPGETNVGFTAYYGIQNVPEKGRVKMLNAQEFAQFKKELYEDENKPVPVQFQNPSEYADKDNDWYDAVLRSAPIQSYNLTISSNKDKLKTSLVAGIFNQKGVVINNDYKRYSLRMNSEYDLSDKIQIGFNIAPQYIYDNTPRTDGDRGTGILFNALHTWPVMPIRDANGELTKSNKFPEGTGNIFEYPNWVRAAQELINENKNTKLLGNTYLVYSPIKGLKLRTTLNIEYENNRFFFFNPSTATSNINVAIPTTAVSTRQSLENVGWLNENTAVYNRSFGDHNFELLAGFTQQRYRQDFTSITADTYTDDRLPTVQGAININRGGTQTGANEWALTSYLSRLSYNYKGKYLFTAAVRADGSSRFGTDNLWGTFPSASAGWVISDEEFLKNVRQVSFAKIRGSFGVIGNNNIGNYTQYALVNNTTNAVFGGTVATGAVVTSLANRNLGWETTKQFDLGLDLGLFNDRIQFIYDYYTKRTTNLLYAVQVPQESGFPFYNDNIGAIKLWGHEFSLTTRNLDGKLKWTTNANISFNRNKVVELAPGIDRVYGSFHITQVGQPFGQFYGMVKEGFYTSAEDLANNPVIPGRSAIGTIKLKDVNGDGKITYGGDADDRTIIGNPFPKFTYGIVNDLKYGNWDFSIAGSGSYGNELWVRHLYSTANLDGVFNMVAGVKDRFRVKNTTVNGIGVATTVISQGDGMYGATNNGGNFTGIERDWNSSHFVADASYFTIKNITIGYNIGKVNKFFKSARVYGSIQQVYVFTKYWGGPNPETSAQGDGNGNGGNLSQGVDFSNYPVPRTWTLGVNFNF encoded by the coding sequence ATGAATCAATCTCGACAATCATCTTATTGTGCACGGTTGAATTCCCTCATCAAGCTTTCTCTGAGCCAGGTGCTCATTGGCACGGCCTGCGGGATTTCGGCCATTGCAACTCCGCTTTTTACGCCTAACCCTGTTTTAAAAAACAAAACCATTTCCGTTGACAAAACCATAAAAGGAAAGGTTAGCGACGAAGCCGGTGAAAAAGTGCCAGGCGTAAGCATCGTTTTAAAAGGCTCCACGACCGGTACCGTTACCGATGCGGAAGGAACTTACACCATTAATGTCCCCGACGCTGGCGGAACATTGATTTTTTCGTCGGTAGGCTTTCTGTCTCAGGAAGTTCCAATCGGAAGCAGCGAAAATATTGATGTTAAGCTGGCAACCGACAGCAAAGCGCTGACCGAAGTGGTGGTTGTGGGTTATGGTAGCCAATTGAAAAGAGAAATTACGGGTGCTGTGCAAACAGTAAGTGCAGCGGACATTAAGGACGTGCCGGTTTCTCAGATCACCCAAAAATTACAGGGACGTCTTGCCGGTGTGCAGATCAACCAGACCACGGGTAAGCCAGGACAGGGAATGTCCGTTCGTGTTCGTGGCCAGGTATCGGTTTCCGCTGGTAGCGATCCATTATATGTTATCGACGGTTTCCCTATCACGGGCAATATCGCTGCTTTGAACCCGGATGAGATTGAGGATATTTCGGTATTAAAAGATGCCGCGTCGACTTCTCTTTACGGTTCGCGTGCAGCCAACGGCGTAGTGCTTATCACAACGAAACGTGGCAAACCGGGTGAAACCAATGTTGGGTTCACTGCCTATTATGGTATTCAAAATGTTCCTGAAAAAGGCCGGGTTAAAATGTTGAATGCTCAGGAATTCGCCCAGTTCAAAAAAGAACTTTACGAGGATGAGAATAAACCAGTGCCCGTACAATTTCAAAATCCCTCTGAGTATGCCGATAAAGACAATGATTGGTATGATGCCGTTTTGCGGTCAGCACCGATTCAAAGTTATAACCTTACCATCTCGTCTAATAAAGATAAGCTAAAAACCTCCCTTGTGGCGGGTATTTTCAATCAAAAAGGAGTTGTAATCAATAATGACTATAAGCGTTATTCTTTGCGGATGAACTCTGAGTACGATCTGTCTGACAAAATTCAGATCGGGTTCAATATTGCTCCGCAATACATTTACGACAATACGCCAAGAACAGATGGTGACCGCGGAACAGGCATTCTGTTCAATGCATTGCACACCTGGCCAGTCATGCCGATCAGGGATGCCAATGGCGAGCTGACAAAATCTAACAAGTTCCCTGAGGGCACCGGTAATATTTTTGAATATCCAAACTGGGTCAGGGCGGCACAAGAATTAATAAACGAAAACAAAAACACCAAGCTGCTCGGTAACACGTATCTGGTTTACAGCCCGATCAAAGGACTTAAACTTAGAACAACGTTGAACATAGAGTATGAAAACAATAGGTTTTTCTTCTTCAATCCCTCTACGGCAACCAGCAATATTAACGTCGCTATTCCTACCACAGCAGTTTCTACGCGTCAAAGTTTGGAAAATGTTGGTTGGTTAAATGAGAATACGGCGGTTTACAACCGCAGCTTTGGCGACCATAATTTCGAATTACTGGCAGGTTTTACCCAACAGCGTTATCGTCAGGATTTCACCAGCATAACGGCAGATACTTATACGGATGACAGACTTCCAACCGTACAAGGAGCAATCAACATCAACCGTGGCGGAACACAAACCGGCGCGAACGAGTGGGCATTGACATCTTATCTTTCCCGCCTTTCTTACAACTACAAGGGGAAATATCTTTTCACTGCGGCTGTACGTGCTGATGGTTCGTCCCGTTTCGGAACTGATAACCTTTGGGGAACATTCCCATCTGCTTCTGCTGGCTGGGTAATTTCTGATGAAGAATTCCTTAAAAATGTAAGACAAGTTTCTTTTGCAAAAATTCGTGGTAGTTTCGGTGTGATCGGTAACAACAATATTGGTAACTACACCCAATATGCACTTGTTAACAACACTACCAATGCCGTTTTCGGTGGTACTGTGGCAACCGGTGCTGTTGTAACATCTTTGGCAAACAGAAACCTGGGCTGGGAAACAACCAAGCAATTTGATTTGGGACTTGATTTGGGATTGTTCAACGATCGTATACAGTTTATCTACGACTATTACACCAAGCGGACAACAAATTTACTTTATGCTGTGCAGGTTCCGCAGGAATCAGGTTTTCCGTTCTACAATGACAACATCGGAGCGATTAAATTGTGGGGTCATGAATTCTCTTTAACAACCAGAAACCTCGACGGAAAATTGAAATGGACCACCAACGCAAACATTTCCTTCAACAGAAATAAAGTGGTGGAACTAGCGCCTGGCATCGACCGCGTTTACGGATCATTCCACATTACGCAGGTTGGTCAGCCATTTGGTCAATTCTATGGAATGGTGAAAGAAGGTTTTTACACAAGCGCAGAAGATCTTGCTAACAACCCAGTAATTCCCGGACGTTCAGCAATTGGAACAATCAAATTGAAAGACGTGAATGGTGACGGTAAAATCACTTATGGTGGTGATGCCGATGACCGGACCATTATCGGTAACCCGTTTCCTAAGTTTACTTACGGAATTGTTAATGACCTGAAATACGGCAACTGGGATTTCTCTATTGCTGGATCCGGCTCATATGGCAACGAACTTTGGGTTCGCCACCTTTACAGTACTGCTAACCTCGACGGTGTATTCAATATGGTTGCGGGAGTAAAAGACCGTTTCCGCGTAAAAAATACAACGGTTAATGGAATTGGTGTGGCAACGACGGTGATCAGTCAAGGCGATGGAATGTACGGAGCAACCAACAATGGCGGTAACTTCACGGGTATCGAGCGTGACTGGAACAGTTCACATTTCGTAGCAGATGCTTCTTATTTTACGATCAAGAACATCACAATAGGCTATAACATTGGCAAAGTGAACAAATTCTTCAAGTCTGCCCGTGTTTATGGCTCTATCCAGCAGGTGTATGTATTTACCAAATACTGGGGTGGACCAAACCCTGAAACCAGTGCACAAGGTGATGGAAACGGCAACGGTGGTAACCTGAGCCAGGGTGTGGATTTCTCCAACTATCCTGTGCCACGTACCTGGACTTTGGGTGTAAATTTCAACTTCTAA
- a CDS encoding DUF1501 domain-containing protein — translation MSIIWNRREFLQRASAATMAALAAGAPVSSILSSCKGKSGSDSSADTVILLWMAGGMAHTETFDPKLYTPFEKDMEGNRVLSTFKSVPTILDGIHFSDGLQSIGKVMDKGTLIRSYVAADMGHILHSRHQYHWHTCYEPPQTVAAPHMGSWIAKELGPKNPVIPAFVDIGQRFTVGEAEELKAFHTAGFLGNEFGPFFIPDPSQGLDSVRPPVGMDAKRFERRNQLYNELINNSPVGEFGSDYQRESLKRSMEQAYALLNSPESKAFDLSTEPKESYNIYNTGKFGLGCLLARRLTEQGARFISVTTEYEPFKGWDTHENGHTRLEDMKKQIDGPIAQLIKDLDKQGLLDRTMVVLASEFSRDMMVEGKPDAKVLEQVQQPDILSELKFYGMHRHFTDGGSMLMFGGGIKKGFVYGKTADERPCKTIENPIKIDGVHQTIYHALGIPEDTQYEVEKRPFYTTPDGKGKAVMELLS, via the coding sequence ATGAGCATTATATGGAATAGGAGGGAATTTCTGCAAAGAGCCAGCGCCGCAACAATGGCTGCACTGGCTGCCGGAGCACCTGTATCGAGCATTCTTTCATCTTGCAAAGGAAAATCCGGATCCGATTCTTCTGCTGATACGGTCATTTTATTATGGATGGCAGGCGGCATGGCGCATACTGAAACATTTGATCCAAAGCTTTACACGCCTTTTGAAAAGGACATGGAAGGCAACAGAGTGCTCAGCACTTTCAAGTCTGTTCCAACAATCCTTGACGGAATCCATTTTTCTGATGGCCTGCAATCCATTGGGAAAGTAATGGACAAAGGAACATTGATCCGCTCGTACGTAGCCGCGGATATGGGTCACATTCTGCACTCGAGGCATCAATACCATTGGCATACATGTTACGAACCGCCGCAGACCGTAGCAGCTCCGCACATGGGCTCCTGGATCGCGAAAGAACTCGGTCCAAAGAACCCGGTTATCCCGGCATTCGTGGACATTGGCCAGCGATTTACAGTGGGAGAAGCAGAAGAGTTGAAGGCTTTTCACACAGCCGGATTTCTGGGTAATGAGTTCGGTCCGTTCTTTATTCCGGATCCGAGCCAGGGGCTGGACAGCGTGCGGCCGCCGGTGGGTATGGACGCCAAACGGTTTGAGCGCAGAAACCAGCTTTACAATGAACTGATCAACAATAGTCCGGTCGGCGAATTTGGCAGCGATTATCAGCGCGAATCTTTAAAACGGTCCATGGAACAGGCATATGCATTGTTGAATTCACCCGAATCCAAAGCATTTGACCTGAGTACGGAGCCAAAAGAAAGTTACAATATTTACAATACGGGCAAGTTTGGCCTTGGCTGTCTGCTGGCCCGCCGTCTCACCGAGCAAGGCGCCAGGTTTATCAGCGTAACCACCGAATATGAGCCATTTAAAGGCTGGGACACGCATGAAAACGGCCATACGAGACTGGAAGATATGAAGAAACAGATCGACGGTCCGATTGCCCAGTTGATAAAAGATCTCGACAAACAAGGTTTGCTGGACCGCACAATGGTGGTTCTCGCCAGTGAGTTCAGCCGGGATATGATGGTGGAAGGAAAGCCGGACGCAAAAGTGCTTGAACAAGTGCAGCAGCCCGACATTCTTTCTGAATTGAAATTTTACGGAATGCACCGTCATTTTACTGATGGCGGCTCCATGTTAATGTTCGGGGGCGGGATTAAGAAGGGCTTTGTTTACGGAAAGACGGCAGATGAGCGTCCTTGCAAAACGATTGAAAATCCAATCAAGATCGACGGCGTTCACCAAACGATTTATCACGCGCTCGGCATTCCCGAAGACACCCAATACGAGGTCGAAAAACGGCCGTTTTATACAACCCCGGACGGGAAAGGAAAAGCAGTGATGGAGTTATTGTCGTAA
- a CDS encoding DUF1549 domain-containing protein, giving the protein MMVHFPIGLLLVALILELIDWKRKSTGLRDAVNILTWIGVASAAFSVTFGLLLSDSEQSEGQTFEIHRWAGFITLGLAILATISLRNANRNIYRALLFVTVFGVSFAGHYGAMITHGDDYLTSVMPSSVEPEQEQSNEDPADFVLTNNGALNPQQVQDLNVEVRTILAHNCYSCHGEAKSKGDLRLDSKDAIMKGGENGVVVVPNHPDKSEMIRRISLPKGDKEAMPTKGKRLTDREIKVLKYWVEKGALWPDGQEKSIYRVAALEPRIPALPAASGDIVLPVDRLVNAYFQKNKIAWKPAVNDRIYIRRVYLDIIGLLPPPEKVEAFVADERPDKREQLAKELLNRNDDYAQHWMSFWNDALRNDYSGTGYITGGRFDITKWLYASLEVNKPYNWFVKELISPTKESAGFIKGIKWRGTINSSQRTEMQAAQNVSQVFLGLNLKCASCHDSFVSDWKLADSYAFANIFADTLLEINRCDKPTGKIAGTKILFPELGEISVNASTEKKLRELADFLVQPKDGRLYRTAVNRIWAQLMGRGIVEPVDVMDNIPWSEDLLDWLASDFVANGYDMKKLIYTIVTSKTYQLPSSSVKEASDIMANDYKFTGMVRRRLTAEQFSDAISTAFNPMYADSAIVYKLLPQDIKTRLPFARAAFVKNDPFQTSLGRPNRETVSTSRTSQANLLQALELTNGSKFTTTLKQGSKVWKAKYPTSDSLVTALYQKALGRTPLGKELAAAKRILGPVPNEESIQDLVWAIALVPEFQLIY; this is encoded by the coding sequence ATGATGGTGCATTTTCCTATCGGGCTTTTGCTTGTTGCCCTAATTCTCGAATTAATAGATTGGAAACGCAAATCCACCGGTTTGCGCGATGCCGTAAACATTTTAACCTGGATAGGCGTCGCAAGTGCCGCCTTTTCCGTCACATTTGGCTTGTTGCTTTCAGATTCGGAGCAGTCCGAAGGCCAGACATTTGAAATACACCGCTGGGCTGGCTTTATCACACTGGGGCTGGCCATACTGGCCACCATCTCGCTCCGCAATGCTAACAGGAACATTTACCGGGCATTGTTATTCGTGACGGTGTTTGGCGTATCGTTTGCGGGCCATTATGGTGCAATGATCACGCACGGCGACGATTATCTTACCAGCGTGATGCCATCGTCCGTTGAACCCGAACAGGAACAGTCCAACGAAGATCCCGCCGATTTTGTGCTTACCAATAATGGTGCGCTTAATCCTCAGCAAGTGCAGGATTTGAACGTGGAAGTAAGGACGATCCTGGCACATAACTGTTACAGCTGCCACGGTGAAGCCAAATCCAAGGGCGATTTGCGGCTCGATAGCAAAGACGCCATCATGAAAGGCGGAGAAAATGGCGTTGTCGTAGTTCCGAACCACCCCGACAAAAGTGAAATGATACGTCGCATCTCCTTGCCAAAAGGAGATAAGGAAGCGATGCCGACCAAAGGCAAGCGCTTGACTGATAGAGAAATCAAAGTGCTCAAATATTGGGTTGAAAAAGGCGCATTATGGCCCGATGGCCAGGAGAAAAGCATTTACCGTGTTGCTGCACTGGAACCAAGGATTCCTGCGCTTCCGGCTGCGAGTGGCGACATTGTGCTGCCAGTGGACCGTTTGGTGAATGCGTATTTTCAAAAAAACAAAATTGCCTGGAAACCGGCTGTAAATGACCGGATCTACATTCGCAGGGTTTATCTGGATATCATAGGCTTATTACCGCCACCGGAAAAAGTGGAAGCTTTTGTAGCAGACGAACGTCCCGACAAGAGAGAACAGTTGGCAAAAGAACTCCTGAACCGCAACGACGACTATGCTCAGCATTGGATGTCATTCTGGAACGACGCGCTCAGGAACGACTATTCAGGGACAGGATACATTACAGGCGGGCGGTTCGACATTACCAAATGGCTTTACGCATCTTTGGAGGTGAATAAACCTTATAATTGGTTTGTGAAAGAATTGATCAGTCCTACCAAAGAATCAGCAGGTTTTATCAAAGGGATCAAATGGCGCGGAACGATCAATTCCAGCCAGCGCACCGAAATGCAGGCTGCTCAGAACGTGTCCCAGGTTTTCCTTGGGCTGAACCTCAAATGCGCATCCTGTCACGATAGTTTTGTCAGCGACTGGAAGTTGGCGGATTCCTACGCATTCGCAAACATTTTCGCGGATACATTGCTGGAAATAAACCGTTGCGATAAGCCAACGGGAAAAATCGCCGGAACGAAAATATTATTCCCTGAGCTCGGCGAGATCAGCGTGAACGCAAGCACCGAGAAAAAACTCCGTGAACTGGCCGACTTCCTGGTGCAACCAAAGGACGGACGCCTTTACCGGACAGCAGTCAACCGCATATGGGCACAGCTGATGGGCCGCGGTATTGTGGAGCCCGTTGACGTGATGGACAACATACCATGGAGCGAGGATCTGCTCGACTGGCTGGCATCCGATTTCGTGGCCAACGGTTATGACATGAAAAAATTGATCTACACCATTGTCACTTCGAAAACATATCAGCTCCCGTCCTCATCGGTAAAGGAGGCGAGCGACATTATGGCCAATGACTATAAGTTTACAGGCATGGTAAGAAGGAGGCTCACTGCCGAGCAATTCTCGGACGCGATCAGCACCGCATTCAACCCCATGTATGCCGACTCGGCAATTGTGTACAAACTGCTTCCGCAGGATATCAAAACGCGCCTGCCATTTGCCCGCGCTGCCTTCGTAAAAAATGATCCGTTCCAAACATCATTAGGGCGGCCAAACCGGGAAACGGTGAGCACTTCGCGCACCTCACAAGCCAACCTTTTGCAAGCGCTTGAATTGACAAACGGAAGCAAATTCACAACTACATTGAAGCAAGGTTCGAAAGTCTGGAAGGCAAAATACCCGACTTCCGATTCGCTGGTGACAGCCCTTTATCAGAAAGCATTGGGCAGGACACCGCTGGGTAAAGAGCTGGCCGCGGCGAAAAGGATCCTGGGCCCGGTGCCAAACGAGGAAAGCATTCAGGATCTGGTGTGGGCGATTGCCCTCGTTCCTGAGTTTCAGTTAATATATTAA